One window of the Sulfitobacter alexandrii genome contains the following:
- a CDS encoding PqiC family protein gives MKFANRALGFGLILMLAACGDSATRFAVTAPPVDQSERIAFSSVEVRDVSLPTYAASEEIAIQAEDGTLTSSSEVLWADLPERAVALELSQNLARMTGRRVASEPWPFEAFPDARLEVRFAELVARSSGSFRASGQYFVAVTDGRRERSGLFDLSVPFDPKGGPGAIAAARGQLILDLARFIARDGLR, from the coding sequence ATGAAGTTTGCAAACCGTGCACTGGGCTTTGGCCTGATCCTGATGCTTGCCGCCTGTGGTGACAGCGCGACCCGTTTTGCCGTGACGGCCCCGCCCGTAGACCAGAGCGAGCGGATCGCGTTCAGCTCGGTCGAGGTGAGGGATGTCTCTTTGCCCACCTACGCCGCCTCCGAGGAGATCGCGATTCAGGCAGAGGACGGAACGCTGACCAGTTCATCCGAGGTGCTCTGGGCGGATCTGCCTGAACGCGCCGTTGCCCTGGAGCTCAGCCAGAACCTCGCGCGGATGACCGGGCGACGCGTGGCCTCCGAGCCCTGGCCGTTCGAGGCATTCCCCGACGCGCGTCTCGAAGTCCGTTTTGCCGAACTGGTGGCGCGATCCTCGGGCAGTTTCCGTGCGTCCGGGCAATACTTCGTCGCGGTGACGGATGGCCGCCGTGAGCGGTCGGGCTTGTTCGATCTGAGCGTGCCTTTCGATCCCAAAGGCGGACCGGGGGCCATCGCGGCAGCGCGCGGCCAACTGATCCTGGACCTCGCACGCTTCATCGCCCGCGACGGCTTGCGGTGA
- a CDS encoding DUF4331 domain-containing protein produces MRTPMKNFLRGTSAVAACVSATIAGASSHREAPGITEQPKVDATDFYVFRSYEPGREDYVTLIANYVPIQAPYGGPNYFTMDPDALYEIHIDNDGDAMEEITFQFQFDNSLVNGTGPQLNINGEMVAIPLRAAGGITSDNPTANLGETEQYTVNVVRGDRRSGSAQALSAPGAGTTFTKPVDNIGNKTLPDYAQYANNYVYENVTIPGCDGNARVFAGQRAEAFAVNLGEIFDLVNLVPIQGAPSAEWPQYNVADPFPGGITQDRANDDLVGKANVTSLALEVPISCLTSGEDPVIGAWTTASLPQAELEDPSPTYEATSVYGGAWVQQSRLSNPLVNEVVIGLPDKDLFNAAEPTQDSALAVYVTNPTLPALINALFNPNGEFGTDNIAPSNFPRNDLVTAFLTGFPGLNQPANFDAANASEMMRLNTAVPPTPRASQSTFGVVGEDLAGFPNGRRPGDDTVDIALRVVMGRLCHDVPLGDELGAEQDNINLGLCAPEDAPAGMVALTDGAPLSSMDLADRFPYLRTPIAGSPNN; encoded by the coding sequence ATGAGAACACCCATGAAGAATTTCTTGCGGGGTACGTCTGCGGTTGCCGCATGCGTCTCGGCGACGATTGCAGGTGCGTCCTCGCACAGGGAAGCGCCCGGGATAACCGAACAGCCGAAAGTCGACGCGACGGATTTCTATGTCTTTCGCAGCTACGAACCCGGTCGGGAGGATTATGTCACGCTGATCGCGAACTACGTTCCGATCCAGGCGCCCTATGGCGGTCCCAACTACTTCACGATGGACCCTGACGCGCTGTACGAGATCCACATCGACAACGACGGCGACGCGATGGAGGAAATCACCTTTCAGTTCCAGTTCGACAATAGCCTCGTGAACGGCACGGGTCCGCAGTTGAACATCAACGGTGAAATGGTTGCGATCCCGCTCCGCGCGGCAGGTGGCATCACCTCCGACAACCCGACGGCCAACCTTGGCGAAACGGAACAATATACGGTCAATGTCGTACGGGGCGACCGTCGCAGCGGGTCCGCGCAGGCGCTGTCGGCGCCCGGTGCCGGCACGACATTCACCAAGCCCGTGGACAACATCGGCAACAAGACGCTGCCGGACTATGCGCAGTACGCCAACAACTACGTCTACGAGAACGTGACGATCCCCGGTTGCGACGGCAATGCGAGGGTCTTTGCCGGTCAGCGTGCCGAAGCCTTCGCCGTGAACCTCGGCGAAATCTTCGACCTCGTGAACCTCGTGCCGATCCAAGGGGCGCCCAGTGCCGAATGGCCTCAGTACAACGTGGCCGACCCGTTCCCGGGCGGTATTACGCAGGATCGCGCCAATGACGATCTGGTTGGCAAGGCCAACGTCACGTCCTTGGCGCTTGAAGTGCCGATCTCCTGCCTGACCTCCGGCGAGGACCCGGTCATCGGCGCGTGGACCACCGCAAGCCTGCCGCAGGCTGAACTCGAAGATCCGTCGCCCACTTACGAGGCGACGTCGGTTTATGGCGGTGCCTGGGTCCAGCAGTCCCGTCTGTCCAACCCCTTGGTGAACGAGGTGGTCATAGGGTTGCCCGACAAGGATCTGTTCAACGCGGCGGAGCCGACGCAGGACAGCGCGCTGGCGGTGTACGTGACAAACCCAACCCTTCCGGCCCTCATCAACGCGCTGTTCAATCCGAACGGCGAGTTCGGAACGGATAACATCGCGCCCTCGAACTTCCCGCGCAACGATCTGGTGACGGCATTCCTGACGGGTTTCCCCGGGCTGAACCAGCCAGCGAACTTCGATGCGGCCAATGCGTCCGAGATGATGCGCCTGAACACGGCGGTCCCGCCGACGCCGCGCGCCAGCCAAAGCACCTTTGGTGTCGTGGGCGAAGACCTTGCCGGTTTCCCGAACGGCCGCCGTCCCGGTGACGATACGGTGGACATCGCGCTGCGCGTCGTCATGGGCCGTCTGTGCCACGACGTTCCGCTGGGTGACGAGCTTGGCGCGGAGCAGGACAACATCAACCTGGGCCTCTGCGCACCCGAAGACGCGCCTGCTGGTATGGTCGCGTTGACCGACGGCGCACCGCTGTCCTCGATGGATCTGGCGGATCGCTTCCCTTACCTGCGCACGCCGATCGCCGGTTCACCCAACAACTAA
- a CDS encoding general secretion pathway protein GspK: MTDDRGVILVNVLVALALGATLVVLMFTSQETLLDRTRRAANAAQAEALALGAETSVVTALRRDKNEAPETDHYAEAWAQATQEQVAISTGLFSVEIEDAQSRFNINLLAEPGVAPQLVLRRLVAVLELPDETAETIISHVAANGPRDALDQITALPREVRQALAPHVAFLREGGTVNVNTAGEPVLAAVTGSVTTARQLLKKRNDKGFLTKEDILDAGVIALTNAGFTSDTYDATIRAEVDGTGVILRSRIQRIERAGRKVALVIARRFGAEARGTGGSLPQPEPL; this comes from the coding sequence GTGACCGACGATCGCGGCGTGATCCTCGTCAATGTCCTCGTCGCCCTCGCGCTGGGTGCAACCCTCGTGGTCCTGATGTTCACCTCGCAGGAAACCCTGCTGGACCGCACACGCCGTGCCGCCAATGCAGCACAGGCGGAGGCACTGGCGCTGGGGGCCGAGACATCGGTGGTCACCGCCTTGCGCCGCGACAAGAACGAAGCCCCCGAAACCGATCATTACGCCGAGGCATGGGCCCAAGCCACGCAGGAGCAGGTAGCAATTTCGACAGGATTGTTTTCGGTCGAGATCGAGGACGCCCAGTCGCGTTTCAACATCAATCTGCTTGCCGAACCGGGGGTGGCGCCCCAATTGGTCTTGCGCCGCCTCGTGGCGGTCCTCGAACTGCCCGATGAAACGGCGGAAACCATCATCTCGCATGTCGCCGCAAACGGGCCCCGGGACGCTCTGGACCAGATCACGGCCCTGCCGCGAGAAGTCCGGCAGGCCCTTGCGCCCCATGTTGCATTCCTGCGCGAGGGAGGAACGGTCAACGTGAACACCGCCGGAGAGCCCGTATTGGCGGCCGTAACGGGAAGTGTGACGACGGCCCGGCAGCTTCTGAAAAAGCGGAATGACAAGGGCTTCTTGACCAAGGAAGACATCCTTGATGCCGGGGTCATCGCGCTGACCAACGCGGGGTTCACATCGGATACCTACGACGCGACGATCAGGGCCGAGGTGGACGGAACCGGGGTGATCCTTCGCAGCCGGATCCAGAGAATAGAGCGCGCAGGCCGAAAGGTGGCCCTCGTGATTGCCCGTCGTTTCGGCGCCGAAGCGAGAGGAACGGGCGGCTCTCTACCGCAGCCAGAGCCTCTCTAG